The uncultured Hyphomonas sp. genome includes a window with the following:
- a CDS encoding FliM/FliN family flagellar motor switch protein: protein MKSDLPLAADDGWDMSPRRESSVRVDMPTSFEPLSPDRPLPSARGVLSAAEIEALLRPDLSDLPDDPPEPAPETIADKPLPDVETPAPVPVAGNAQATDIPMTARQMASRLSLGLRKGCGLRAAAAARAVREGDFDSGLTGSLTGQGAAIACFAVGEGEVDAMLVLSPELANALIETACGGNGMPGDWSPRDLTPLDSALLEGLVRPLGHAIAPGLSFAGMETEVDFAAALARPGAAEIIDFEIRVDGGRHTARLILSSELAETCVPEALPAAETAPVGGAPPTPVTVLLTARVASLSVPLSRLSDLTAGSTLLLGVPADQPVELLSGGRDGQVVAEAQIGRKGNKMALRISRRLPGFR from the coding sequence ATGAAGTCAGACCTCCCTCTTGCCGCCGATGACGGCTGGGACATGTCACCTCGCCGGGAATCGTCGGTCAGGGTCGACATGCCGACCTCGTTCGAGCCGCTGTCGCCGGACCGGCCGCTGCCGTCCGCACGCGGCGTACTGAGCGCGGCTGAGATCGAGGCGCTCCTGCGCCCGGATCTGTCGGACCTGCCGGATGATCCGCCTGAGCCTGCCCCGGAGACGATCGCTGATAAGCCCCTGCCGGACGTGGAGACGCCCGCGCCGGTCCCGGTCGCCGGGAACGCACAGGCCACGGATATTCCGATGACGGCCCGGCAGATGGCCTCGCGCCTGTCGCTGGGATTGCGCAAGGGCTGCGGCCTGCGCGCAGCCGCAGCCGCCCGCGCCGTTCGCGAAGGCGATTTTGACAGCGGCCTGACAGGCAGCCTTACGGGGCAGGGCGCCGCCATCGCCTGTTTCGCCGTTGGCGAGGGCGAAGTGGATGCCATGCTTGTCCTGTCACCAGAGCTCGCAAACGCCCTGATTGAAACAGCTTGCGGCGGAAACGGCATGCCGGGCGACTGGTCGCCGCGTGACCTCACCCCGCTCGACAGCGCCCTGCTGGAAGGCCTCGTCCGCCCACTTGGCCACGCCATCGCGCCGGGGCTCAGCTTCGCCGGCATGGAGACCGAAGTGGACTTCGCCGCCGCGCTTGCCCGTCCGGGTGCGGCGGAAATCATCGATTTCGAAATCCGCGTCGATGGCGGCCGTCACACCGCCCGGCTGATCCTCTCCAGCGAGCTTGCAGAGACCTGTGTGCCGGAAGCGCTACCGGCAGCTGAGACCGCGCCGGTGGGCGGTGCGCCGCCGACGCCGGTGACGGTGCTGCTGACGGCGCGCGTCGCATCGCTCAGCGTACCGCTTTCCCGCCTGTCCGACCTGACGGCCGGCTCCACGCTGCTGCTCGGCGTGCCGGCAGACCAGCCGGTCGAATTGCTCTCCGGCGGGCGCGACGGACAGGTCGTGGCGGAAGCCCAGATCGGGCGTAAAGGTAACAAGATGGCGCTCAGAATCTCGCGCCGCCTGCCGGGCTTCCGTTAA
- the dksA gene encoding RNA polymerase-binding protein DksA has product MSVEIADDYRPSDDEEFMNEKQLAYFRRLLENWKADILDGAKQTITNLQDDSGSLPDIVDRASAESDKALELRTRDRQRKLISKIDAALRRIEDGSYGFCEVTGEPIGLRRLEARPTATLSLEAQERHERKERTLRDD; this is encoded by the coding sequence ATGAGTGTGGAAATTGCAGACGACTATCGTCCCTCGGATGACGAGGAATTCATGAATGAGAAGCAGCTGGCTTACTTCCGCCGGCTGCTTGAGAACTGGAAAGCCGATATTCTGGACGGCGCCAAGCAGACCATTACGAATCTGCAGGATGACTCCGGATCGCTCCCCGATATCGTCGACCGCGCGTCGGCGGAGAGCGACAAGGCGCTGGAACTGCGCACGCGCGACCGCCAGCGCAAGCTGATCTCCAAGATTGATGCGGCGCTGCGCCGGATCGAAGATGGGTCCTACGGCTTCTGCGAAGTGACCGGCGAGCCAATCGGCCTGCGCCGTCTGGAAGCCCGGCCAACCGCGACGCTGAGCCTGGAGGCCCAGGAACGGCACGAGCGTAAGGAACGCACCCTGCGCGACGACTAG
- a CDS encoding MarC family protein: protein MSAELLSLFTATFVTFFVLIDSLGVAPMFATLTARGDAAYRRRMAFKSTFVAAVIIFAFAFGGAWLMEAMHISIDAFRAAGGVLLFLIALDMVFEKRTERREHRTEEHLDQHETDPEPDDVSVFPLGIPMIAGPGSIATAMFYMSDTDTWMEKGVILSAIGLNLLLTLIIFLIAGPIVRFLGASVAGALTRILGVVLAALSIQLLIDGIKGAFNLG, encoded by the coding sequence ATGAGCGCAGAACTCCTCTCCCTGTTTACGGCAACGTTTGTCACTTTCTTCGTCCTGATCGACTCGCTGGGCGTGGCCCCGATGTTCGCGACTCTGACAGCGCGCGGGGATGCCGCCTATCGCCGGCGGATGGCGTTCAAGTCGACCTTCGTTGCCGCCGTGATCATCTTTGCCTTTGCCTTCGGCGGCGCCTGGTTGATGGAGGCGATGCACATTTCCATCGACGCCTTCCGGGCGGCGGGCGGTGTGCTGCTGTTCCTGATCGCGCTCGACATGGTGTTCGAAAAGCGCACCGAGCGCCGCGAACACCGCACCGAGGAACACCTCGACCAGCACGAGACGGATCCGGAACCGGATGATGTCTCGGTCTTTCCGCTCGGTATTCCGATGATTGCCGGCCCAGGCTCCATCGCAACCGCGATGTTCTATATGTCTGATACGGACACCTGGATGGAGAAGGGCGTTATCCTGTCGGCCATCGGTCTGAACCTGCTGCTGACACTGATCATCTTCCTGATCGCCGGTCCGATTGTGCGGTTCCTGGGGGCAAGCGTTGCCGGTGCGCTGACGCGGATCCTGGGCGTTGTGCTGGCGGCCTTGTCGATCCAGCTCCTGATCGACGGGATCAAGGGCGCGTTCAATCTCGGCTGA
- the flbT gene encoding flagellar biosynthesis repressor FlbT — MPLKLSLKPGETFVVNGAVVRNGDRRGVLLLENQARVLREKDILHPRDATTPAARAYFSVMQMYLLGEADGPTYSQAAESLAALLAASEDEDARAAVLDISADVACSNLYRALSRCRRLLAHGEGAAA, encoded by the coding sequence ATGCCTCTCAAACTGTCGCTCAAGCCGGGTGAAACGTTCGTTGTGAACGGTGCCGTCGTGCGCAATGGCGACCGCCGGGGCGTGCTGCTGCTGGAGAACCAGGCCCGGGTCCTGCGCGAAAAGGATATTCTGCATCCGCGCGATGCCACGACCCCTGCAGCCCGGGCTTATTTTAGTGTCATGCAGATGTACCTGCTCGGCGAGGCGGACGGCCCGACCTATTCGCAGGCCGCAGAATCGCTCGCCGCGCTGCTGGCGGCCAGCGAAGACGAGGACGCCCGCGCGGCCGTGCTCGATATTTCCGCCGATGTGGCCTGTTCCAACCTCTACCGTGCCCTCAGCCGGTGCCGGCGCCTGCTGGCCCACGGTGAAGGGGCGGCGGCCTGA
- a CDS encoding MoxR family ATPase, which produces MRFEGTENYVATDDLRVAVNAAIALERPLLVKGEPGTGKTVLAIEVAKALGCELIEWHIKSTTKANQGLYEYDAVSRLRDGQMGEERAKDVKNYIKKGKLWEAFTADKRPVLLIDEIDKADIEFPNDLLQELDRMEFYVYETDETVKAKQRPIVIITSNNEKELPDAFLRRCFFHFIKFPDEDTMQEIIDVHYPGIKQKLVKDALTTFYAMRELPGVKKKPSTSELLDWLKLLMNEDIDLETLREKNPERLTPPLHGALLKNEQDIALFERLAFLARRQDGPGGGRRGPSGG; this is translated from the coding sequence ATGCGTTTCGAAGGCACTGAAAACTATGTGGCAACTGACGACCTGCGCGTGGCCGTGAATGCCGCCATTGCACTGGAGCGCCCGTTGCTCGTCAAAGGCGAACCCGGCACCGGCAAGACCGTGCTGGCAATTGAAGTGGCCAAGGCCCTCGGCTGCGAGCTGATCGAGTGGCACATCAAGTCCACCACCAAGGCAAACCAGGGCCTCTATGAATATGACGCCGTGTCCCGCCTGCGCGACGGCCAGATGGGCGAAGAACGCGCCAAGGACGTCAAAAACTACATCAAGAAGGGCAAGCTGTGGGAGGCATTCACCGCCGACAAGCGCCCGGTTCTGCTGATCGATGAAATCGACAAGGCCGACATCGAATTCCCGAACGACCTCCTGCAGGAGCTCGACCGGATGGAATTCTATGTCTACGAGACCGACGAAACCGTGAAAGCGAAACAGCGCCCGATCGTGATCATCACATCGAACAATGAGAAAGAACTGCCGGACGCCTTCCTGCGCCGCTGCTTCTTCCACTTCATCAAATTCCCGGACGAAGACACGATGCAGGAAATCATCGATGTCCACTATCCGGGCATCAAGCAGAAGCTGGTGAAGGACGCCCTGACGACCTTCTACGCCATGCGCGAACTGCCCGGCGTGAAGAAGAAGCCGTCGACCAGCGAGCTGCTGGACTGGCTGAAGCTACTGATGAACGAGGACATCGACCTCGAAACCCTGCGCGAGAAGAACCCGGAACGGCTGACCCCGCCGCTGCACGGCGCCCTTCTGAAAAACGAGCAGGACATCGCCCTCTTCGAACGCCTCGCCTTCCTCGCCCGCCGCCAGGACGGCCCGGGCGGCGGCCGCCGCGGCCCTTCAGGGGGTTGA